One region of Erwinia tracheiphila genomic DNA includes:
- the coaD gene encoding pantetheine-phosphate adenylyltransferase, whose amino-acid sequence MSTKAIYPGTFDPMTNGHLDIVTRVALMFDHIVLAIAASPGKKPLFSLDERVDLARQVVAHLPNVSVTGFSDLMASFARDQQANVLVRGLRAVSDFEYEMQLAHMNRHLHSGLESVFLMPTEKYSFISSSLVKEVARHQGDVSDFLPDTVHAALLAKL is encoded by the coding sequence ATGAGCACAAAAGCAATTTATCCCGGCACCTTTGACCCAATGACCAATGGCCATCTGGATATCGTCACGCGTGTCGCGCTTATGTTCGACCATATTGTGCTGGCGATCGCCGCCAGTCCCGGTAAGAAACCACTGTTTTCCCTTGATGAACGTGTTGATCTTGCCCGCCAGGTGGTCGCGCATTTACCTAACGTATCGGTAACGGGCTTTAGTGATTTAATGGCCAGTTTCGCCCGCGATCAGCAGGCAAACGTGCTGGTCCGGGGCCTGCGTGCGGTATCTGACTTCGAATATGAAATGCAGCTGGCGCATATGAATCGCCATCTCCATTCCGGGCTGGAAAGTGTGTTCCTGATGCCAACAGAGAAATATTCTTTTATCTCTTCATCGCTGGTGAAAGAGGTGGCACGTCATCAGGGAGACGTCAGCGATTTCTTACCTGATACAGTACACGCCGCTCTGCTGGCAAAGCTGTAA
- the mutM gene encoding bifunctional DNA-formamidopyrimidine glycosylase/DNA-(apurinic or apyrimidinic site) lyase, translating to MPELPEVETSRRGIEPHLAGATILHAIIRNGRLRWPVSDEIHRLSDQPVLSVQRRAKYLLLELPTGWIIIHLGMSGSLRVLTEDVPSAKHDHVDLVMSNGKILRYTDPRRFGAWLWSSDLANSNVLAHLGPEPLSNTFSADYLFDKSLGRFTPVKPWLMDNKLVVGVGNIYASESLFAAGIHPDRPATALSYEEAALLVNTIKAVLMRSIEQGGTTLKDFLQTDGRPGYFAQELQVYGRAGQPCRVCAAPLLSGKHAQRSTFYCPVCQK from the coding sequence ATGCCGGAATTGCCTGAGGTAGAAACCAGCCGACGCGGTATTGAGCCGCATCTTGCCGGAGCCACCATTTTGCACGCGATTATTCGTAATGGTCGTTTGCGCTGGCCGGTATCCGATGAAATTCATCGTCTCAGCGACCAGCCAGTGCTGAGTGTGCAGCGACGTGCAAAGTATCTGCTGCTGGAGCTGCCGACCGGGTGGATTATCATTCATCTGGGCATGTCTGGTAGCCTGCGCGTGTTGACAGAAGACGTTCCATCCGCCAAACACGACCATGTTGATTTGGTGATGAGCAACGGAAAAATCCTGCGTTATACCGACCCCCGTCGTTTTGGCGCATGGCTGTGGAGCAGCGATCTTGCTAACAGCAATGTGCTGGCTCATTTGGGGCCGGAACCACTGAGCAATACGTTCAGTGCTGACTATCTGTTCGATAAGTCCCTAGGCAGGTTCACGCCTGTAAAACCCTGGCTAATGGACAACAAACTGGTAGTCGGTGTGGGCAATATTTATGCCAGCGAATCGCTTTTTGCTGCCGGTATTCACCCGGATCGCCCCGCAACGGCACTGAGTTATGAAGAAGCTGCATTATTGGTGAATACCATTAAGGCAGTGCTGATGCGTTCAATTGAGCAGGGGGGTACGACGCTCAAAGATTTTCTGCAGACGGATGGCAGGCCTGGGTATTTTGCGCAGGAACTACAGGTTTACGGCCGGGCAGGCCAGCCGTGCCGTGTTTGTGCCGCGCCGTTACTTAGTGGTAAACATGCCCAGCGCAGCACTTTCTATTGTCCAGTTTGCCAGAAGTGA
- the rpmG gene encoding 50S ribosomal protein L33, which produces MAKGIREKIKLVSSAGTGHFYTTTKNKRTKPEKLELKKFDPVVRQHVMYKEAKIK; this is translated from the coding sequence ATGGCTAAAGGTATTCGTGAGAAGATCAAGCTGGTTTCTTCTGCTGGTACAGGTCACTTCTATACCACCACGAAGAACAAGCGTACTAAGCCGGAAAAACTGGAGCTGAAGAAATTCGATCCTGTTGTCCGTCAGCACGTGATGTACAAAGAAGCAAAAATCAAGTAA
- the rpmB gene encoding 50S ribosomal protein L28: MSRVCQVTGKRPVTGNNRSHAMNATKRRFLPNLHSHRFWVESEKRFVTLRVSAKGMRVIDKKGIETVLADLRTRGDKY, from the coding sequence ATGTCACGAGTCTGCCAAGTAACTGGCAAGCGTCCGGTGACGGGTAACAACCGTTCCCACGCAATGAACGCGACGAAACGCCGTTTCCTGCCTAACCTGCATTCACACCGTTTTTGGGTTGAGAGCGAAAAGCGTTTTGTTACACTGCGTGTATCTGCCAAAGGCATGCGCGTAATTGATAAGAAGGGCATTGAGACGGTTCTGGCCGATCTGCGTACCCGCGGTGATAAGTACTAA
- the radC gene encoding RadC family protein, protein MIEQREDKWLNVPPREKLLQSGARSLTDEELLALFLRTGANGVHVMALARQLINEFGSLYQLMTAGKTAFSHIKGIGDAKYAQLNAIAELGRRFFTCNEVLEHLSVENAGDILSYLRSQLAHREREIFVVVFLDNQHQMLHHSEMFAGTISSVEVHPREIVREALKHNAAALILAHNHPSGISRPSKADKAITRQIVTACQLFNIRVLDHLVIGHGEYVSFAERGWV, encoded by the coding sequence ATGATTGAACAGAGGGAAGATAAATGGCTTAACGTCCCCCCGCGCGAAAAGCTTCTGCAAAGCGGCGCAAGATCCCTGACGGACGAAGAGTTACTGGCGCTTTTTTTGCGGACCGGCGCAAATGGGGTGCATGTGATGGCGCTGGCGCGGCAACTGATTAATGAATTTGGTTCATTGTATCAATTAATGACGGCGGGAAAAACGGCTTTTTCCCATATCAAAGGCATTGGGGATGCCAAATACGCACAGTTAAATGCGATTGCTGAACTGGGACGGCGTTTCTTTACCTGTAATGAAGTGCTGGAACATCTTTCGGTTGAGAACGCCGGAGACATCCTTAGCTACCTAAGAAGTCAGCTGGCACACAGAGAAAGGGAAATCTTCGTGGTGGTATTTCTGGATAATCAACATCAAATGCTGCATCACAGCGAGATGTTTGCCGGAACAATCAGCAGCGTGGAAGTTCATCCCAGGGAAATTGTACGCGAGGCGCTAAAACATAACGCGGCAGCGTTGATTCTGGCCCATAATCATCCCTCAGGCATTTCCCGTCCCAGTAAAGCGGACAAGGCAATTACCCGGCAGATTGTGACTGCCTGTCAGCTGTTCAATATTCGGGTTCTGGATCATCTTGTTATTGGACATGGTGAGTATGTTTCTTTTGCCGAAAGAGGATGGGTTTAA
- a CDS encoding M91 family zinc metallopeptidase — MRPTSLNLTLPSLPLPSSSNSISATDIQSLVKMSGVRWVKNNQQLCFHGTDLKIYKHLEAALDKIESTDTGRTLLNCIELTSRLKSEKLAIHLDSAELGVIAHCNTDAENSRGTGSDFHCNLNAVEYPCAQGISLVDFHACIVFHELLHVFHNLNGERLKVESSQPELQTHSPLLLEEARTVGLGAFSEEVLSENKFREEIGMPRRTFYPHDSSLIHDDNTVTQGFQRKKLHPLL, encoded by the coding sequence ATGCGCCCTACATCCCTTAACCTGACATTACCTTCGTTACCTCTACCCTCATCTTCGAATTCAATTTCAGCCACAGACATTCAATCTCTTGTAAAAATGTCGGGTGTGCGCTGGGTGAAAAACAACCAACAACTCTGTTTCCACGGGACTGACCTTAAAATCTACAAGCATCTTGAAGCTGCTCTCGATAAGATCGAATCCACAGACACTGGACGTACTCTTTTGAACTGTATTGAATTAACATCCCGACTCAAATCAGAAAAACTGGCAATACATCTCGATTCTGCTGAGTTAGGGGTGATAGCACACTGCAATACGGATGCTGAAAACTCCCGAGGAACTGGCTCCGACTTTCACTGTAATCTGAATGCAGTTGAATATCCCTGCGCGCAAGGAATTAGCCTGGTAGACTTTCATGCGTGCATTGTTTTCCATGAACTTCTCCACGTTTTCCACAATTTAAATGGAGAGCGCCTGAAAGTTGAGAGTTCTCAACCAGAATTACAAACACACTCCCCACTTTTACTCGAAGAAGCCAGGACTGTTGGGTTGGGTGCTTTTTCTGAAGAAGTTCTTTCAGAAAATAAATTTCGTGAAGAGATTGGGATGCCCCGCAGAACATTCTACCCGCACGATTCATCTCTCATTCATGATGACAATACAGTGACTCAGGGATTCCAGCGGAAAAAACTGCATCCGTTACTTTAG
- a CDS encoding ISL3 family transposase, whose translation MDEKSLYAHILNLSAPWQVESLSLDENTGSVTVVVGIAKNSLLICPTCRQQCPVHDHRHRKWRHLDTCQFMTVVEANVPRVMCPDHGCQTLPVPWAGAGSRYTLLFESFILSWLKISTVDAVRKQLKLSWNAVDGIMTRAVKRGLARIKKPLSARHMNVDEVAFKKGHRYITVISDREGRALALTDDRGTESLASYLRTLTDSQLQAVKTFSMDMNAGYIRAARIHLPGAVEKIAFDRFHVAKQLGEIVDKTRQNEHPRLPVDSRRQAKGTRFLWQYSDKWMTEPRQEKLAWLREQMQLTSQCWTLKELAKDIWNRPWSDKRRADWLQWIALAKSCDVPVMRNMAGTITKRLYGILNAMRYSVSNGNAEALNSKIRLLRIKARGYRNRERFKLGVMFHYGKLDMTF comes from the coding sequence ATGGATGAAAAATCGCTATACGCCCACATTCTCAACCTGTCCGCCCCGTGGCAGGTTGAATCACTTTCCCTTGATGAAAATACTGGCTCTGTCACCGTTGTTGTCGGGATCGCCAAAAATTCACTGCTAATCTGCCCGACATGCAGGCAGCAATGCCCTGTTCACGATCACCGCCACCGCAAATGGCGTCATCTTGATACCTGCCAGTTCATGACTGTCGTTGAGGCGAATGTCCCCCGGGTCATGTGTCCAGACCATGGATGCCAGACGTTACCTGTTCCGTGGGCCGGAGCTGGTAGCCGATATACGTTATTGTTCGAATCATTCATCCTTTCCTGGCTGAAAATTAGCACGGTTGATGCGGTAAGAAAGCAACTTAAGCTTAGCTGGAATGCCGTTGACGGCATTATGACCCGGGCAGTTAAACGTGGTCTTGCGCGAATAAAAAAGCCGCTATCAGCCCGGCATATGAATGTGGACGAAGTTGCGTTCAAAAAAGGGCACCGGTACATCACAGTGATATCAGATCGTGAGGGACGAGCGCTGGCATTAACGGATGATCGGGGAACAGAAAGTCTTGCCAGCTATCTTCGCACCCTCACCGACAGTCAGCTGCAGGCAGTCAAAACGTTCTCAATGGATATGAATGCCGGATATATCAGAGCGGCACGCATCCATCTTCCGGGCGCCGTAGAGAAAATAGCCTTTGACCGCTTCCATGTGGCAAAACAGCTGGGTGAAATCGTTGATAAGACACGGCAGAACGAACATCCCCGACTTCCGGTTGACAGCCGCCGTCAGGCAAAAGGAACCCGCTTCCTGTGGCAATACAGTGACAAATGGATGACAGAGCCCCGACAGGAAAAACTGGCATGGCTGAGAGAACAGATGCAACTGACCAGCCAGTGCTGGACACTGAAAGAGCTGGCGAAAGATATCTGGAACCGCCCCTGGAGTGACAAACGACGTGCAGACTGGTTGCAGTGGATAGCACTGGCGAAAAGTTGCGATGTGCCGGTAATGAGAAATATGGCAGGAACCATCACAAAAAGGCTGTACGGAATACTTAACGCCATGCGGTACAGCGTCTCAAATGGTAATGCCGAAGCGCTGAACAGCAAAATAAGGCTGCTGAGGATAAAGGCCAGAGGCTATCGAAACCGGGAGCGATTTAAACTGGGGGTGATGTTCCATTACGGGAAGCTGGATATGACGTTCTGA
- the coaBC gene encoding bifunctional phosphopantothenoylcysteine decarboxylase/phosphopantothenate--cysteine ligase CoaBC → MTGLAGKKIVLGVSGGIAAYKTPELVRRLRDQGAEVRVVMTEAAKAFITALSLQAVSGYPVYDDLLDPAAEAAMGHIELGKWADLIVLAPATADLIARLAAGMANDLVTTVCLATAAPVAVVPAMNQQMYRAIATQHNLHVLAERNVMIWGPDSGSQACGDIGPGRMLDPLVIVDNALEWASPVNDLNHLNIMITAGPTREALDPVRFISNHSSGKMGFAIAAAAAKRGANVTLVAGPVSLNPPHGVKRIDVLTATEMQKAVMDRAHYQHIFIATAAVADYRAAEIAVEKIKKQGDEIILKMIKNPDIVADVAQMKADRPYVVGFAAETQNVEEYAQQKRRRKNLDLICANDVSKAGHGFNSDSNALHLFWQEGEKQLPLNDKSLLGQQLLNEIVSLYDEKNRR, encoded by the coding sequence ATGACAGGATTAGCCGGCAAAAAGATTGTTCTGGGCGTAAGCGGGGGAATCGCAGCTTACAAAACGCCGGAACTGGTCAGACGCCTTCGTGACCAAGGGGCTGAAGTAAGGGTGGTAATGACCGAAGCGGCAAAAGCATTTATTACTGCACTTAGTTTACAGGCCGTATCAGGCTACCCGGTTTACGATGACCTGTTAGATCCTGCGGCGGAAGCCGCTATGGGGCATATTGAACTGGGAAAATGGGCCGATTTAATCGTGCTGGCACCTGCCACGGCGGATTTGATTGCACGCCTCGCCGCCGGCATGGCGAATGATCTGGTGACCACCGTGTGTCTCGCCACTGCCGCGCCGGTTGCGGTAGTGCCTGCCATGAACCAGCAAATGTACCGGGCCATCGCCACCCAGCATAACCTGCACGTGCTTGCCGAACGCAACGTGATGATTTGGGGACCGGACAGCGGTAGTCAGGCCTGTGGCGACATCGGCCCAGGGCGTATGCTGGACCCGCTGGTTATTGTAGATAATGCGCTGGAGTGGGCTTCGCCCGTCAACGATCTGAATCATCTGAATATTATGATCACTGCGGGTCCCACCCGCGAGGCTCTCGATCCGGTAAGATTCATTAGTAACCACAGCTCAGGTAAGATGGGCTTTGCCATCGCAGCAGCAGCGGCAAAACGGGGCGCCAACGTCACTCTGGTTGCTGGCCCGGTGAGTTTGAATCCCCCCCACGGAGTCAAACGCATTGACGTACTGACGGCAACAGAAATGCAGAAAGCCGTCATGGATCGGGCGCATTATCAGCATATTTTTATTGCCACCGCTGCCGTTGCGGACTATCGGGCTGCGGAAATCGCTGTTGAGAAAATAAAAAAACAGGGCGATGAAATCATCCTGAAAATGATTAAAAACCCCGATATTGTGGCTGATGTTGCGCAAATGAAGGCAGACCGTCCCTATGTCGTGGGATTTGCGGCAGAAACCCAGAATGTGGAAGAATATGCCCAACAAAAAAGAAGGCGAAAGAACCTTGATTTAATCTGTGCCAACGATGTGTCGAAAGCCGGGCATGGCTTCAATAGTGACAGCAATGCCCTGCATCTTTTCTGGCAGGAAGGAGAAAAGCAGTTACCACTTAACGATAAGTCTCTCCTTGGCCAACAGTTACTAAACGAGATAGTCAGCCTTTATGATGAAAAAAATCGACGTTAA
- the dut gene encoding dUTP diphosphatase, giving the protein MMKKIDVKILDPRVGEAFPLPTYATSGSAGLDLRACLDEAIFLAAGGTTLIPTGLAIHIADPQLAAVILPRSGLGHKHGVVLGNLVGLIDSDYQGQLMVSVWNRSQDAFTIQPGERIAQMVFVPVVQAEFNLVNDFDTSDRGEGGFGHSGRQ; this is encoded by the coding sequence ATGATGAAAAAAATCGACGTTAAGATTTTAGACCCGCGGGTGGGCGAAGCCTTCCCTCTGCCGACTTATGCCACATCCGGTTCTGCGGGACTTGACCTGCGCGCATGTCTTGATGAAGCCATTTTTCTGGCTGCCGGGGGTACCACCCTTATCCCTACCGGGCTTGCCATTCACATTGCCGACCCGCAACTGGCTGCCGTTATTCTCCCTCGCTCCGGCCTCGGACATAAACATGGGGTGGTGTTGGGCAATCTGGTGGGGCTGATTGACTCTGACTACCAGGGTCAGCTGATGGTGTCTGTGTGGAACCGCAGCCAGGATGCGTTCACCATCCAGCCCGGTGAACGCATTGCACAAATGGTTTTCGTGCCGGTGGTACAGGCAGAATTCAATCTGGTCAACGATTTTGACACAAGCGACCGTGGTGAAGGTGGTTTTGGTCACTCAGGTCGTCAGTAG
- the slmA gene encoding nucleoid occlusion factor SlmA, translating into MAEQKSAKRNRREEILQALALMLESSDGSQRITTAKLAANVGVSEAALYRHFPSKTRMFDSLIEFIEDSLITRINLILRDEKETLPRLRLIIQLLLGFGERNPGLTRILTGHALMFEQDRLQGRINQLFERIELQLRQVLREQKMREGEGFKTDETLLASQLLAFCEGMLSRFVRSEFRYRPTVDFDTRWTLLALQLV; encoded by the coding sequence ATGGCAGAACAAAAAAGTGCGAAAAGGAATCGTCGCGAAGAAATCCTGCAGGCGCTTGCGCTTATGCTGGAGTCAAGTGATGGTAGCCAGCGCATCACCACCGCAAAACTGGCTGCAAACGTTGGCGTTTCGGAAGCGGCACTCTACCGCCACTTCCCCAGCAAAACCCGGATGTTTGACAGCCTTATTGAGTTTATTGAAGACAGCCTGATTACGCGCATCAATCTGATTTTAAGAGATGAAAAAGAAACGCTACCGCGTCTTCGTCTGATTATTCAGCTGCTGCTGGGCTTTGGTGAGCGTAATCCGGGTTTGACACGTATCCTGACCGGCCACGCTCTGATGTTCGAGCAGGATCGTTTACAAGGGCGAATAAATCAGCTATTTGAACGCATTGAGCTTCAGCTTCGTCAGGTTCTGCGCGAACAGAAAATGAGAGAGGGTGAAGGTTTTAAAACGGATGAAACGCTGCTGGCCAGTCAGTTACTGGCATTTTGCGAAGGCATGCTGTCGCGTTTCGTTCGTTCGGAATTTCGCTACCGTCCAACGGTCGATTTTGATACGCGCTGGACACTGCTGGCTTTGCAACTGGTTTAA
- the pyrE gene encoding orotate phosphoribosyltransferase, with product MKAWQRQFIEFAINKQVLNFGEFTLKSGRKSPYFFNAGLFNTGRDLALLGRFYAQALVDSGIDFDLIFGPAYKGIPIATTTAVALAEHHDRDVPYCFNRKEAKDHGEGGILVGSPLQGRIMLVDDVITAGTAIRESMEIIAANQASLAGVLISLDRQERGWGKESAIQEVERDYGCKVVSIITLNDLVVYLEEKPELADHLAAVRGYRQAFGI from the coding sequence ATGAAAGCCTGGCAGCGCCAATTTATCGAATTCGCCATTAACAAGCAGGTGCTGAATTTTGGTGAGTTCACGCTGAAGTCGGGGCGAAAAAGCCCTTATTTCTTCAATGCGGGCCTGTTTAACACGGGACGGGATCTGGCACTTCTCGGGCGTTTTTACGCGCAGGCGCTGGTGGATTCAGGTATTGATTTCGATCTGATATTTGGGCCAGCCTATAAAGGTATTCCGATTGCAACCACTACCGCCGTGGCGCTGGCCGAACATCATGATCGTGACGTACCTTACTGTTTTAACCGTAAGGAGGCAAAAGATCACGGGGAAGGTGGCATCCTGGTAGGCAGTCCGCTGCAGGGGCGTATTATGCTGGTGGATGATGTGATCACTGCCGGAACCGCTATTCGCGAGTCGATGGAAATTATTGCAGCAAATCAGGCATCGCTGGCCGGCGTGCTGATTTCCCTGGATCGTCAGGAGCGTGGCTGGGGTAAGGAGTCCGCAATTCAGGAAGTGGAACGCGATTATGGCTGTAAGGTTGTTTCAATTATTACGCTGAATGACCTGGTCGTCTATCTGGAAGAGAAGCCGGAGCTGGCCGATCATCTGGCTGCGGTTCGCGGCTACCGGCAGGCATTCGGAATCTGA
- the rph gene encoding ribonuclease PH translates to MRPAGRSAHQVRPVTLTRHYTKHAEGSVLVEFGDTKVLCTATIEEGVPRFLKGQRQGWVTAEYGMLPRATHSRNAREAAKGKQGGRTLEIQRLIARSLRAALDLKALGEFTITLDCDVIQADGGTRTAAITGACVALADALNHLVSVGKLKANPMKGMVAAISVGIVEGEARCDLEYVEDSAAETDMNVVMTEDGRMIEVQGTAEGEPFSHDELLALLALARGGIESLIQAQKAALQN, encoded by the coding sequence ATGCGCCCAGCAGGTCGTAGCGCACATCAGGTGCGCCCTGTTACCCTGACCCGCCATTACACCAAACATGCTGAGGGCTCAGTTCTGGTTGAATTTGGCGATACGAAAGTGCTGTGTACCGCCACCATTGAAGAAGGCGTTCCTCGCTTCCTGAAAGGTCAGAGGCAGGGCTGGGTGACTGCCGAATATGGTATGTTGCCGCGTGCCACCCACAGCCGTAACGCGCGCGAAGCGGCTAAAGGCAAGCAGGGCGGCCGTACGCTGGAAATTCAGCGACTGATCGCCCGCTCGCTTCGTGCCGCGCTGGATTTGAAAGCACTGGGTGAGTTCACTATTACCCTTGACTGCGATGTGATTCAGGCCGACGGTGGCACCCGCACTGCTGCCATTACCGGTGCCTGTGTAGCGCTTGCCGATGCCCTGAATCACCTTGTCTCTGTGGGTAAGTTAAAAGCGAACCCAATGAAAGGGATGGTAGCCGCTATCTCTGTCGGTATCGTTGAGGGAGAAGCACGGTGCGATCTTGAATATGTCGAAGATTCTGCGGCAGAAACCGACATGAATGTGGTCATGACCGAAGATGGTCGAATGATTGAAGTGCAGGGAACTGCTGAAGGCGAGCCTTTCAGCCATGATGAGTTGCTTGCACTGTTGGCACTGGCGCGGGGCGGCATCGAGTCCCTGATTCAGGCTCAGAAAGCGGCATTACAGAATTAA
- a CDS encoding ABC transporter permease, which translates to MINFCWVRWLGVVIKEIHELRRDKVSLSMVFLTPLFQLVILGYAVNMDARNIPTALLNYDTERFSQVFVTAAQNTDYFAMKPYASADEAEKAFMQGKVLFIVTIPAGFTKKILRGEKPSLLIQSDAIDPVATGNALSAIVQASVAMFKHDLPEPLQIEQANDFELIIHRMFNPEGITQYNTIPGIIGSILSTTMILMTALAITRERENGAIENLLVSPVTGLEVVMGKITPYVLIGLFQSVIILACAVFLFEIPLLGNVLLLFIVLIVYISLCLSIGITISSLAQNQLQALQMSSFYFIPSVMLSGFISPFISMPIWAQGIGSCLPLTYFIRLVKGIMLKGYSFMSLLPDFLALLGLAVLVIAIGLKSWRQTLD; encoded by the coding sequence ATGATTAATTTTTGCTGGGTGCGATGGCTGGGCGTGGTAATAAAAGAGATTCATGAATTACGTCGTGACAAAGTAAGTCTGAGCATGGTGTTTCTCACTCCCCTTTTTCAACTGGTTATTTTAGGCTATGCCGTTAATATGGATGCCAGAAATATTCCCACGGCGCTGCTTAATTATGATACGGAGCGATTCAGCCAGGTGTTTGTCACGGCGGCGCAAAATACGGATTATTTTGCCATGAAGCCCTATGCCTCCGCTGATGAAGCGGAAAAGGCATTTATGCAGGGTAAGGTGTTATTTATTGTGACTATTCCTGCGGGCTTTACCAAAAAAATTCTGCGGGGTGAAAAACCGTCTTTATTGATTCAGTCTGATGCAATTGATCCTGTTGCCACGGGCAACGCCTTGAGTGCGATTGTGCAGGCGTCTGTTGCCATGTTTAAGCACGATTTGCCAGAGCCTCTTCAGATTGAACAAGCCAATGATTTTGAATTGATTATTCACAGAATGTTCAATCCCGAAGGGATTACACAGTACAACACCATTCCCGGGATCATTGGTTCGATTCTCAGTACCACGATGATTTTGATGACGGCGCTGGCCATTACCCGTGAACGTGAAAATGGTGCCATTGAAAACCTGCTGGTTTCACCCGTTACAGGACTGGAAGTTGTGATGGGGAAAATCACCCCTTATGTGCTTATTGGACTATTTCAATCAGTCATTATTCTGGCCTGTGCGGTCTTCCTGTTTGAAATCCCATTGCTGGGTAATGTGCTTTTGCTGTTTATAGTGCTCATTGTTTACATTTCTCTTTGTTTATCCATCGGTATTACTATTTCCAGCCTGGCGCAAAATCAGCTACAGGCGCTACAGATGTCTTCTTTTTATTTTATTCCTTCTGTCATGCTATCTGGTTTTATTAGTCCCTTTATCAGCATGCCCATCTGGGCCCAGGGTATTGGCTCCTGTTTACCTCTGACTTATTTTATCCGGTTGGTTAAAGGGATCATGCTGAAAGGCTATTCCTTCATGTCGTTATTGCCCGATTTTCTTGCCTTGCTGGGCCTTGCGGTGCTGGTTATTGCTATAGGGTTGAAAAGCTGGCGGCAGACGCTGGATTGA